The following proteins are co-located in the Escherichia fergusonii ATCC 35469 genome:
- a CDS encoding sugar-binding transcriptional regulator codes for MNKEDDIRLDQKVRAAWMYYIAGLNQSEIASQLGTSRPVVQRLIAAAKDEGIVSIGLHHPVANCLDYAQLLKEKYQLTDCNIVPVYSIESTLDSVTFGCYQLMARYLQGDKPTIVGIGSGLTLKKTIKRIDFDSQNTRCVALISAMNEHGQCNYYDDVPLLLARKIQGKYYQWPAPRYAQSREEYQMWSTNRLFRNVSTVARDSDVIFVGIGALGRQSPIFKDGFIDEQQLEELTARGGVGEILGRFIDAEGNVVESQINQMITSHDIRESNCPRIAAACGEDKRPAILAALKGGWINGLVTDEHTARWLLTR; via the coding sequence GTGAACAAAGAAGATGACATCAGGCTCGATCAAAAAGTACGGGCGGCATGGATGTACTACATTGCCGGGCTTAATCAGAGCGAAATCGCCAGCCAGTTAGGCACTTCGCGGCCAGTGGTTCAACGCCTGATAGCGGCAGCAAAAGACGAAGGGATTGTGTCAATTGGATTGCACCATCCGGTTGCCAACTGTCTCGATTATGCCCAACTGTTAAAGGAAAAGTACCAATTAACCGACTGCAATATTGTGCCGGTGTACAGTATTGAAAGTACGCTCGATAGCGTGACATTTGGCTGTTATCAACTGATGGCGCGTTACTTACAGGGTGACAAACCGACCATCGTTGGTATTGGTTCTGGCTTAACGTTGAAGAAAACCATTAAACGTATTGATTTTGATAGTCAGAATACCCGCTGTGTGGCGTTGATTAGCGCCATGAATGAACACGGGCAATGCAACTATTACGACGACGTACCGCTGCTTTTGGCGAGAAAAATTCAGGGGAAATATTACCAGTGGCCTGCACCACGCTATGCTCAGTCGCGCGAAGAGTACCAAATGTGGTCAACCAACCGATTGTTCCGCAATGTCTCAACCGTGGCACGTGACTCTGATGTTATTTTCGTGGGTATCGGTGCTTTAGGTCGTCAAAGCCCTATCTTCAAAGATGGTTTTATTGATGAGCAGCAACTGGAGGAGTTAACAGCACGCGGAGGCGTTGGTGAAATCCTCGGACGCTTTATTGATGCTGAAGGCAATGTTGTGGAAAGCCAGATCAACCAGATGATCACCAGCCATGATATCCGCGAAAGCAACTGCCCACGTATCGCTGCTGCCTGTGGTGAGGATAAACGTCCGGCGATCCTCGCGGCATTAAAAGGTGGGTGGATCAACGGTCTGGTTACCGATGAACACACCGCACGCTGGTTGCTGACACGTTAA
- a CDS encoding substrate-binding domain-containing protein codes for MTRVEKTKKTTIYDLAELTGVSASAVSAILNGNWKKRRISAKLAEKVTRIAEEQGYAVNRQASLLRSKKSNVIGMIVPKYDNRYFGSIAEKFEEMARARGLLPIITCTRRQPELEIEAARAMLSWQVDWVIATGATQPDKIAKMCQQAGVPTLNLDLPGTLAPSIISDNYMGAKLLTERILANSQKRYGKLAPLIFVGGRISDNNTAERLRGFVDAHQALGITVPDEYKLVTGYSSARVEGLLKEVFQSSSVSLHGLFVNSTISLEGVVRWLAQTGQTGANQPPMGCFDWDPFVSLLGHDIDMVRQDVPAMLEKVFEIVDSGDTTLRRIEIPPQLIPSLNVVS; via the coding sequence GTGACACGCGTTGAGAAAACGAAGAAAACGACCATTTACGACCTGGCAGAATTAACCGGCGTTTCTGCCAGTGCGGTAAGCGCTATTTTGAATGGCAACTGGAAAAAGCGACGCATCAGCGCAAAGCTGGCTGAGAAGGTCACCCGTATTGCAGAAGAGCAAGGCTATGCCGTTAATCGGCAGGCAAGTTTACTGCGCAGTAAAAAATCCAACGTTATTGGCATGATTGTGCCGAAATACGACAACCGATACTTTGGATCGATTGCCGAAAAATTTGAAGAGATGGCGCGAGCCAGAGGATTACTGCCAATCATCACCTGTACGCGGCGACAACCCGAACTGGAAATTGAGGCTGCTCGCGCCATGCTCTCCTGGCAGGTGGATTGGGTCATTGCTACCGGAGCGACTCAACCGGATAAAATAGCCAAAATGTGTCAGCAAGCGGGCGTACCGACACTGAATCTGGATCTGCCGGGAACACTGGCGCCGTCGATCATTTCTGATAACTACATGGGGGCGAAATTATTGACGGAAAGAATTTTAGCCAACAGCCAGAAACGCTATGGCAAGTTGGCGCCTTTAATTTTTGTCGGCGGACGTATCAGCGATAACAATACCGCTGAGCGTTTACGTGGTTTTGTCGATGCCCATCAGGCTTTGGGGATAACCGTACCGGATGAATATAAACTGGTTACCGGCTACTCTTCTGCTCGTGTAGAGGGATTACTGAAAGAGGTTTTCCAAAGCTCTTCAGTGTCGCTTCACGGGTTATTCGTCAACTCGACAATCTCTCTTGAAGGGGTGGTGCGCTGGCTGGCACAAACCGGGCAGACGGGAGCCAATCAACCGCCAATGGGATGTTTTGACTGGGATCCTTTTGTTTCTCTGCTCGGGCACGATATCGATATGGTTCGTCAGGATGTACCCGCCATGCTCGAAAAAGTGTTTGAAATTGTGGATTCTGGCGATACCACCCTGCGTCGCATTGAGATACCGCCACAACTCATTCCCAGCCTGAATGTTGTCAGCTGA
- a CDS encoding FGGY family pentulose kinase, protein MTITKTVIGVDVGSGSVRAGIFDLNGSLLSHATEKITTTRRSGSRVEQSSQEIWQAVCSCIRNALTLADVCAQSVAGIGFDATCSLVVLDKNGDPLPVSPESDAKQNIIVWMDHRATEQAERINATHHPVLNYVGGKISPEMETPKILWLKENMPEIYERAGQFFDLADFLTWRATGDLARSVCTVTCKWTWLAHENRWDPDYFRTIGLAELADEDFIRIGHHIVSPGTPCGNGLTAQAAAEMGLLPGTPVAVGLIDAHAGGIGTVGVEGGALNNLAYVFGTSSCTMASTTSPSFVPGVWGPYYSAMVPGLWLVEGGQSAAGAAIDQLLDFHPAVEEAREMAQRVNQPLPVWLADRILEKTAQPSDAVTLAKGLHVVPEFLGNRAPFADPHARAIICGLGMERDLDNLLALYIAGLCGIGYGLRQILDAQTAQGVVSKNIVISGGAGQHPLVRQILADTCGLPVITTQCCEPVLLGSAILGAVAGNIAPSVGEAMQQFTHVDKYYYPQERYQSLHYRRYEAYKQLQHTAKLLRD, encoded by the coding sequence ATGACAATAACCAAAACCGTTATTGGTGTTGATGTGGGATCAGGCAGTGTCCGCGCCGGGATTTTTGATCTCAACGGATCTCTGCTATCCCATGCCACAGAAAAAATCACGACTACACGGCGCAGCGGAAGCCGCGTGGAACAATCCAGCCAGGAGATCTGGCAGGCGGTCTGTTCATGTATTCGTAATGCGCTCACTCTGGCAGACGTTTGTGCACAAAGTGTGGCAGGCATCGGTTTTGATGCCACCTGTTCTCTGGTGGTTCTGGATAAAAACGGTGATCCATTGCCTGTCAGCCCGGAAAGCGATGCAAAGCAAAATATCATTGTGTGGATGGATCACCGCGCCACCGAACAAGCAGAGCGAATCAATGCCACTCACCATCCGGTGCTGAACTACGTCGGTGGTAAAATTTCGCCTGAAATGGAAACACCGAAAATTCTCTGGCTGAAAGAAAATATGCCTGAGATCTACGAACGTGCCGGACAATTTTTCGATCTGGCCGATTTTCTCACCTGGCGGGCTACCGGTGATTTAGCGCGTTCAGTATGCACTGTTACCTGTAAATGGACTTGGCTGGCGCATGAAAATCGCTGGGATCCAGATTACTTCCGCACCATTGGCCTTGCAGAGTTAGCGGATGAAGATTTTATTCGCATTGGTCATCATATTGTTTCTCCTGGAACACCTTGTGGAAATGGTCTAACAGCACAAGCCGCGGCAGAGATGGGATTACTCCCCGGCACACCTGTCGCTGTGGGGTTAATTGATGCTCACGCTGGTGGCATCGGTACGGTTGGCGTAGAAGGTGGAGCGCTGAACAATCTCGCGTATGTTTTCGGCACTTCTTCATGCACCATGGCATCTACCACTTCTCCCTCGTTTGTACCGGGTGTCTGGGGGCCATATTACAGTGCGATGGTTCCAGGGCTGTGGTTAGTTGAAGGCGGGCAAAGTGCTGCGGGAGCGGCTATTGACCAGCTACTGGATTTCCATCCGGCAGTTGAAGAAGCTCGCGAAATGGCACAACGTGTGAATCAGCCTCTCCCCGTCTGGCTTGCTGATCGAATCCTCGAAAAAACGGCGCAACCATCAGATGCTGTCACCCTGGCAAAAGGGCTACACGTGGTGCCGGAATTTCTCGGAAATCGCGCCCCCTTCGCAGATCCTCATGCCAGAGCGATAATTTGTGGCCTGGGTATGGAGCGAGATCTGGATAATTTACTCGCCTTGTATATCGCTGGATTATGCGGAATTGGTTATGGTCTGCGCCAAATTCTCGACGCTCAAACAGCGCAGGGGGTAGTGAGTAAAAATATCGTTATTAGCGGCGGTGCCGGGCAGCATCCACTGGTACGACAAATTTTGGCAGATACCTGCGGCCTTCCGGTTATTACCACGCAATGCTGCGAACCGGTTTTATTAGGCTCGGCCATTCTTGGTGCTGTCGCCGGAAATATTGCACCTTCTGTTGGCGAAGCAATGCAACAATTCACCCATGTGGATAAATATTATTACCCGCAAGAACGCTATCAATCTCTTCATTATCGTCGATATGAGGCCTATAAGCAGTTGCAGCATACTGCAAAATTACTCAGAGATTAA
- the fbaB gene encoding class I fructose-bisphosphate aldolase: MTDIAQLLGKDADTLLQHRCMTIPSDQLYLPGHDYVDRVMIDNNRPPAVLRNMQTLYNTGRLAGTGYLSILPVDQGVEHSAGASFAANPLYFDPKNIVELAIEAGCNCVASTYGVLASVSRRYAHRIPFLVKLNHNETLSYPNTYDQTLYASVEQAFNMGAVAVGATIYFGSEESRRQIEEISAAFERAHELGMVTVLWAYLRNSAFKKDGVDYHVSADLTGQANHLAATIGADIVKQKMAENNGGYKAINYGYTDDRVYSKLTSENPIDLVRYQLVNCYMGRAGLINSGGAAGGETDLSDAVRTAVINKRAGGMGLILGRKAFKKSMADGVKLINAVQDVYLDNKVTIA; this comes from the coding sequence ATGACTGATATTGCGCAGTTGCTTGGCAAAGATGCCGACACTCTTTTACAGCATCGTTGTATGACTATTCCTTCTGACCAACTTTACCTTCCCGGACACGACTACGTAGACCGTGTAATGATCGATAATAATCGCCCCCCCGCAGTACTACGTAATATGCAGACGCTATATAACACTGGGCGTCTGGCCGGGACCGGGTATCTTTCGATACTGCCCGTTGACCAGGGCGTTGAGCACTCTGCCGGAGCTTCATTTGCCGCTAACCCGCTCTACTTTGACCCGAAAAACATTGTTGAACTGGCGATCGAAGCGGGCTGTAACTGTGTGGCGTCAACTTACGGCGTGCTGGCATCGGTATCGCGGCGTTACGCGCATCGCATTCCATTCCTTGTCAAACTTAATCACAACGAGACGCTAAGTTACCCGAACACTTACGATCAAACGCTGTATGCCAGCGTGGAGCAGGCGTTCAACATGGGCGCGGTGGCGGTTGGCGCGACCATCTATTTTGGCTCGGAAGAGTCACGTCGACAGATTGAAGAAATTTCTGCGGCCTTTGAACGCGCGCATGAGCTGGGCATGGTGACCGTGCTGTGGGCCTATTTGCGTAACTCCGCCTTTAAGAAAGATGGCGTTGATTACCATGTTTCCGCCGACCTGACAGGTCAGGCGAACCATCTGGCGGCAACCATAGGTGCAGATATCGTCAAACAAAAAATGGCGGAAAATAACGGCGGCTATAAAGCGATTAATTACGGTTATACCGACGATCGCGTCTACAGCAAACTGACCAGTGAAAACCCGATTGACCTGGTGCGTTATCAGTTAGTTAACTGCTATATGGGGCGTGCCGGGCTTATCAACTCAGGTGGGGCGGCAGGCGGAGAAACTGACCTTAGTGATGCGGTGCGTACTGCGGTAATTAATAAACGCGCAGGCGGTATGGGGCTGATTCTGGGGCGGAAAGCATTTAAGAAATCAATGGCTGATGGCGTGAAATTGATTAACGCTGTGCAGGATGTTTATCTCGATAATAAAGTCACTATCGCCTGA
- the dalD gene encoding D-arabinitol 4-dehydrogenase encodes MNEQFTWLHIGLGSFHRAHQAWYLHRLHVMGDKRWSIAAGNIRNDAEHVVQALSAQKGRYVLETVSPEGVSEYEEITSIQKLIPWQADLQPLIAEGADPKTKVIAFTVTEGGYYLNTSHKLEVNNPDLAADLKGGCKTIYGVITRILEARMANNAGPLTLLNCDNVRHNGERFHDGLVEFLQLTGKQDVIDWLSTNTTCPNTMVDRITPRPAAELPARIKAQTGIADKAPVMGETFIQWVVEDNFRDVRPALEKVGVELVASVIPYEEAKIRILNSSHSCIAWAGTLIGQKYIHESTMTDFIYQIADRYVTEDVIPCLGDNGIDLPTYRDVVLKRFTNPHIQDTNQRVAADGFSKIPAMIAPTLRECYQRGVRPNATAMLPALFYVFMEQWHHGKLPYEYQDGILDAPAVHAMFQSADPVAVYASDKALFGDLTEREDFAALLREKIADVYALIN; translated from the coding sequence ATGAACGAACAATTTACATGGCTGCACATCGGGTTAGGTTCTTTTCATCGCGCGCATCAGGCGTGGTATCTACACCGTTTGCATGTGATGGGCGATAAACGCTGGAGCATTGCTGCGGGAAATATTCGTAACGATGCTGAACATGTCGTACAGGCACTCAGTGCGCAGAAAGGTCGCTATGTGCTGGAAACCGTTAGCCCGGAAGGGGTAAGCGAATATGAAGAGATCACCTCAATTCAGAAGCTGATACCGTGGCAGGCAGATTTACAACCGCTGATTGCTGAAGGGGCAGATCCGAAGACAAAAGTGATTGCTTTCACCGTCACCGAAGGCGGGTACTACCTGAACACCAGTCACAAACTGGAAGTCAACAATCCTGATTTAGCGGCAGATCTTAAAGGGGGATGCAAAACAATTTACGGTGTTATTACCCGTATCCTCGAAGCGCGTATGGCAAATAACGCCGGACCTCTGACCCTGCTGAATTGCGATAACGTGCGCCATAATGGTGAACGTTTCCATGATGGTCTGGTCGAGTTTCTCCAGCTGACTGGCAAACAGGATGTCATCGACTGGCTGAGTACAAATACTACTTGCCCGAACACCATGGTTGACCGCATTACGCCTCGTCCGGCAGCAGAACTTCCGGCACGGATCAAGGCACAAACAGGTATTGCAGATAAAGCGCCGGTAATGGGTGAAACCTTTATCCAGTGGGTCGTGGAGGATAATTTCCGCGATGTGCGCCCGGCACTGGAGAAGGTCGGTGTTGAGCTGGTGGCGTCGGTAATCCCCTATGAAGAGGCGAAGATTCGCATTCTTAACTCTTCACACAGTTGCATCGCCTGGGCAGGTACGTTAATCGGTCAAAAATATATCCACGAAAGCACAATGACCGATTTTATCTATCAGATTGCCGACCGCTACGTGACGGAAGATGTCATTCCTTGTCTGGGCGATAACGGTATCGATTTGCCAACCTACCGTGATGTTGTACTCAAGCGTTTTACCAATCCACATATTCAGGACACCAACCAACGTGTCGCTGCGGATGGTTTCTCGAAAATTCCGGCGATGATTGCCCCCACACTGCGAGAGTGCTACCAGCGAGGCGTTCGCCCGAATGCCACAGCCATGTTACCTGCTCTGTTTTACGTATTCATGGAGCAGTGGCATCACGGCAAACTGCCCTATGAATATCAGGATGGCATCCTCGATGCGCCAGCTGTTCATGCAATGTTCCAGTCTGCCGATCCCGTCGCTGTTTATGCCAGTGATAAAGCGCTGTTTGGCGATTTAACCGAACGTGAAGATTTTGCCGCGTTGTTGCGCGAAAAAATCGCTGACGTCTACGCGTTAATTAACTAA
- a CDS encoding RbtT/DalT/CsbX family MFS transporter — protein MSRNNKQWLGLPLHLIWGYIAIAVFMTGDGFELAFLSHYIKSLGFTPAEASFAFTLYGLAAALSAWVSGVVAEIITPQKTMLIGFVLWCVFHVLFLVFGLGQANYGLILLFYGIRGLAYPLFLYSFIVVIIHNVRSENSSSALGWYWAVYSVGIGVAGSYIPSFTIPAIGEMGTLWLALAFCFAGGVIAMISLRHVKTPDHMHNLTPREKFAELSRAVTLLYTNRNIFLSSIVRIINTLSLFGFAVIMPMMFVDELGFTTSEWLQVWAAFFFTTIFSNIFWGIVAEKMGWMRVIRWFGCLGMAASSLAFYYMPQYFGHNYWMAMIPAIALGTFVAAFVPMAAVFPALEPKHKGAAISVYNLSAGMSNFLAPAIAVVLLPWFSTIGVVIAYTALYLLAFNLCAFIRVEQPGFSSAPVTEKALNIT, from the coding sequence ATGTCCAGAAATAATAAACAGTGGTTGGGTTTGCCACTGCATCTGATATGGGGATATATCGCCATCGCAGTATTTATGACTGGTGATGGTTTCGAACTCGCATTCTTATCGCACTATATTAAATCGTTAGGCTTCACACCTGCGGAAGCCTCTTTTGCCTTTACGCTCTACGGCCTGGCGGCTGCCCTTTCCGCCTGGGTTTCTGGGGTAGTAGCGGAAATCATCACGCCGCAAAAAACCATGCTGATTGGTTTTGTCCTATGGTGCGTATTCCACGTGCTGTTTCTGGTCTTTGGATTAGGACAGGCAAACTATGGGTTAATCCTGTTGTTTTACGGGATTCGTGGTTTAGCGTATCCGCTATTTCTCTACTCATTTATCGTCGTTATTATTCATAACGTGCGTAGCGAAAATTCCAGTTCTGCTCTGGGTTGGTACTGGGCGGTATATTCAGTAGGGATCGGTGTTGCTGGCAGTTATATTCCCAGTTTTACCATTCCGGCTATAGGTGAAATGGGAACGTTATGGCTGGCGCTGGCCTTCTGCTTTGCTGGCGGTGTCATTGCTATGATCTCCTTGCGTCATGTTAAAACACCAGATCATATGCATAATTTAACGCCCCGTGAGAAGTTTGCGGAATTAAGCCGGGCAGTAACGTTACTTTATACCAACCGCAATATTTTTCTCTCCAGTATTGTACGTATTATAAATACCTTATCGTTATTCGGTTTTGCGGTCATTATGCCAATGATGTTTGTGGATGAACTGGGATTCACCACGTCTGAATGGTTGCAGGTCTGGGCGGCATTTTTCTTTACCACTATTTTCTCTAATATTTTTTGGGGGATTGTAGCAGAAAAAATGGGCTGGATGCGTGTTATTCGCTGGTTTGGTTGCCTCGGGATGGCAGCATCAAGTTTAGCGTTTTACTATATGCCGCAATACTTTGGTCACAACTACTGGATGGCAATGATTCCGGCGATTGCTCTGGGAACTTTTGTTGCTGCATTTGTACCGATGGCCGCTGTCTTCCCGGCACTGGAACCAAAACACAAAGGTGCTGCAATCTCGGTTTACAACCTCTCTGCGGGTATGTCTAACTTCCTGGCTCCGGCAATTGCCGTGGTTTTATTACCGTGGTTTAGTACTATCGGTGTGGTCATTGCCTATACAGCATTGTATCTATTGGCGTTTAACCTTTGCGCATTCATTCGCGTTGAGCAGCCAGGATTCAGTTCTGCACCGGTTACTGAGAAAGCACTGAATATCACCTGA
- a CDS encoding SDR family oxidoreductase: MNHSVPSMNTPLNGKVAAITGAASGIGLQCAKTLLDAGAKVVLIDREGDKLQKIVAELGENAYALQLDLFNNQQVDNMLAGIIELAGGLDIFHANAGAYIGGPVAEGDPDVWDRVLNLNINAAFRCVRAVLPHMIAQKSGDIIFTSSIAGVVPVIWEPIYTASKFAVQAFVHTTRRQVSQYGVRVGAVLPGPVVTALLDDWPKAKMEEALANGSLMQPIEVAESVLFMVTRSKNVTVRDLVILPGSVDL; the protein is encoded by the coding sequence ATGAATCACTCTGTGCCCTCTATGAATACTCCCCTTAATGGCAAAGTTGCGGCTATCACTGGCGCTGCGTCAGGTATTGGCCTGCAGTGTGCAAAAACGCTGCTTGATGCAGGAGCAAAGGTAGTATTGATTGACCGGGAAGGCGACAAACTGCAAAAGATTGTCGCTGAGTTAGGTGAAAACGCGTACGCGCTGCAACTCGATCTCTTCAATAATCAGCAAGTCGATAACATGTTGGCGGGCATTATCGAACTGGCGGGTGGGCTGGATATTTTTCATGCCAATGCAGGGGCTTACATTGGCGGCCCGGTGGCTGAAGGTGATCCAGACGTCTGGGATCGCGTATTAAATCTGAATATAAATGCGGCGTTTCGCTGTGTCCGTGCTGTCCTGCCACATATGATTGCGCAGAAATCGGGCGATATTATTTTTACCAGTTCCATCGCGGGCGTCGTTCCGGTTATCTGGGAACCGATCTACACCGCGTCCAAATTTGCCGTTCAGGCGTTCGTACACACTACCCGCCGCCAGGTTTCTCAATATGGCGTACGTGTGGGTGCGGTACTGCCAGGGCCGGTAGTCACTGCCCTGCTCGATGACTGGCCAAAAGCCAAAATGGAAGAAGCCCTGGCAAATGGTAGCCTGATGCAACCGATTGAAGTGGCGGAATCAGTACTATTTATGGTGACACGCTCGAAAAATGTCACCGTGCGAGATTTAGTGATCCTGCCTGGCAGTGTCGATCTGTAA
- the xylB gene encoding xylulokinase codes for MYLGIDLGTSEVKALVIDENNEIVATHSAPLTIQRPHPHWSEQSPQAWWEATEYLMTTLREKCGHHWQAIKAIGLSGQMHGAVLLDEKGEAIRPAILWNDTRSAQECAELEEIAPELHQVAGNLAMPGFTAPKLLWVRRHEPQHFARISTVLLPKDYLRFKMTGQKISDMSDSAGTLWLDVEKRDWSDSLLEKCGLTRANMPELVEGCDVSATLSPEVASRWGLTSSVVVAGGGGDNAVSAIGVGAVSPGDAFISLGTSGVLFVVTDAYRPAPQSAVHAFCHVLPNLWHQMSVMLSAASCLQWFCRLVGVTETELLEEIAQLSDADKASAPMFLPYLSGERTPHNDPHARGMFWGLTHSSQRALMGYAVLEGVSFGIADGLRVLQESGTAIEQCSLVGGGARSPFWAQLLADILDMPVVTHKGGETGGALGAARLACLATGKPLAAVCEKPEIFKTWRSDPERHKALMQRYQQFTALYHNDLNYRNQ; via the coding sequence ATGTATCTGGGTATCGATCTGGGCACATCGGAAGTTAAGGCGCTGGTCATTGATGAAAACAATGAAATTGTTGCCACCCATAGTGCGCCGCTGACCATTCAGCGCCCCCATCCACACTGGTCAGAACAATCGCCGCAAGCCTGGTGGGAAGCGACGGAATATTTAATGACGACCCTGCGGGAAAAATGCGGTCACCACTGGCAGGCGATCAAGGCCATTGGCCTTTCTGGTCAAATGCATGGTGCCGTCCTGCTGGATGAAAAAGGAGAGGCGATTCGTCCGGCGATTTTATGGAACGACACCCGCAGTGCGCAGGAGTGCGCGGAGCTGGAAGAGATTGCACCAGAGTTGCATCAGGTAGCGGGAAACCTGGCGATGCCTGGATTTACCGCCCCCAAATTGCTATGGGTACGGCGCCATGAGCCGCAGCACTTTGCGCGCATTTCCACCGTTTTACTGCCGAAAGACTATTTGCGTTTCAAAATGACCGGCCAAAAGATTTCCGATATGTCGGATTCTGCTGGCACGTTGTGGCTTGATGTTGAAAAACGCGACTGGTCAGATTCGTTACTGGAAAAATGTGGCCTGACACGGGCGAATATGCCGGAACTGGTAGAAGGTTGTGACGTTTCTGCCACTCTTTCCCCTGAAGTTGCCAGCCGATGGGGGCTGACATCTTCGGTTGTTGTTGCTGGCGGCGGTGGCGATAACGCCGTGAGTGCAATTGGTGTGGGGGCCGTTTCTCCCGGAGATGCGTTTATTTCTTTGGGAACTTCCGGGGTGTTGTTTGTGGTGACAGATGCCTATCGTCCTGCGCCGCAATCAGCAGTCCATGCTTTCTGTCACGTACTACCGAATTTATGGCACCAGATGAGTGTCATGCTCAGTGCCGCCAGTTGCCTGCAATGGTTCTGCCGCCTGGTGGGGGTAACGGAAACAGAGCTACTGGAAGAGATTGCCCAACTTTCTGATGCAGACAAAGCCAGCGCACCGATGTTCCTCCCGTATCTTTCTGGTGAACGTACGCCACATAACGATCCTCATGCCCGGGGAATGTTCTGGGGGCTGACACACTCCAGTCAGCGTGCGCTAATGGGATATGCAGTGCTGGAAGGTGTCAGCTTTGGTATTGCCGATGGGCTGCGAGTCCTGCAAGAAAGCGGTACGGCAATTGAGCAATGCTCGCTGGTAGGTGGGGGGGCGAGAAGTCCATTCTGGGCGCAGTTACTGGCCGACATTCTCGATATGCCAGTGGTGACGCATAAAGGCGGTGAGACGGGGGGGGCGCTGGGAGCCGCGCGTCTGGCCTGTCTGGCTACGGGAAAACCACTGGCGGCAGTGTGTGAAAAACCTGAAATCTTCAAAACCTGGCGCAGCGATCCTGAACGTCATAAAGCGCTGATGCAACGATATCAGCAGTTTACTGCGCTGTACCACAACGACCTGAACTATCGCAATCAATAA
- a CDS encoding RbtT/DalT/CsbX family MFS transporter — MSLTNKQWLGLPLNLVWGYIAIAIFMTGDGFELAFLSHYIKALGFTPAEASFAFTLYGLAAALSAWVSGVVAEIITPQKTMFIGFVLWCVFHVLFLVFGLGQANYGLILLFYGIRGLAYPLFLYAFIVAIVHNVRSDSTSAALGWFWAVYSIGIGVFGSYIPSFTIPLIGEMGTLWLALAFCGVGGAVALISMRKVETPRHMQNLTTKEKFSELGRAVTLLYTNRNILLSSIVRIINTLSLFGFAVIMPMMFVDELGFTTSEWLQVWAVFFFTTIFSNVFWGVLAEKMGWMKVVRWFGCVGMALSSLAFYYMPQHFGHNFAMALIPAVALGIFVAAFVPMAAVFPALEPKHKGAAISVYNLSAGLSNFLAPAIAVVLLPYFSTIGVVIAYTTLYVIAFIICPFIRVEQPGFSNQQVCEGKTATIS, encoded by the coding sequence ATGTCGTTAACAAATAAACAATGGCTGGGATTACCCTTAAATCTGGTGTGGGGATATATTGCCATTGCCATCTTTATGACCGGAGACGGTTTTGAACTGGCATTCCTGTCGCATTACATTAAAGCACTGGGTTTCACGCCTGCAGAAGCTTCCTTTGCCTTTACACTTTATGGCCTGGCGGCAGCGCTTTCCGCCTGGGTTTCCGGCGTAGTTGCCGAAATCATTACGCCGCAAAAAACCATGTTTATCGGCTTTGTGCTGTGGTGCGTATTTCACGTGCTGTTTCTGGTCTTTGGGCTGGGGCAGGCGAACTATGGGTTAATCCTGCTGTTTTATGGGATTCGTGGCCTGGCCTATCCGCTGTTCCTCTACGCCTTTATTGTGGCGATTGTCCATAATGTACGCAGTGACAGCACCAGTGCTGCGCTGGGCTGGTTCTGGGCCGTTTACTCTATTGGTATCGGCGTATTTGGCAGCTACATCCCCAGTTTTACCATTCCGCTTATTGGCGAAATGGGAACATTATGGCTGGCGCTGGCCTTCTGTGGGGTTGGTGGCGCTGTTGCGTTAATTTCTATGCGCAAAGTAGAAACACCACGCCACATGCAAAATCTCACCACAAAAGAGAAGTTTAGCGAACTGGGCCGTGCGGTGACGTTGCTTTATACCAATCGCAATATTTTGCTTTCCAGCATTGTTCGCATTATCAACACATTATCTTTATTCGGATTCGCCGTAATTATGCCGATGATGTTTGTTGATGAGTTGGGCTTTACCACCTCCGAGTGGTTGCAGGTCTGGGCAGTCTTCTTCTTTACCACCATCTTCTCTAACGTATTCTGGGGTGTGCTGGCAGAGAAAATGGGCTGGATGAAAGTTGTTCGCTGGTTTGGTTGCGTGGGAATGGCGCTTTCCAGCCTGGCGTTCTACTACATGCCGCAACATTTCGGTCATAACTTTGCTATGGCGCTGATACCTGCGGTGGCACTGGGTATCTTTGTTGCTGCGTTCGTACCGATGGCAGCCGTTTTCCCGGCACTGGAACCGAAACATAAAGGGGCAGCCATTTCGGTTTATAACCTTTCAGCCGGGTTGTCCAACTTCCTTGCTCCGGCAATCGCCGTGGTACTTCTGCCTTATTTCAGTACTATTGGTGTGGTTATCGCTTACACCACCCTGTATGTGATAGCGTTTATTATTTGCCCTTTTATTCGCGTCGAACAACCGGGATTCTCAAATCAGCAAGTGTGTGAAGGGAAGACCGCCACCATTTCCTGA